One window from the genome of Engraulis encrasicolus isolate BLACKSEA-1 chromosome 16, IST_EnEncr_1.0, whole genome shotgun sequence encodes:
- the si:rp71-39b20.4 gene encoding potassium voltage-gated channel subfamily V member 2, which produces MDAPRHHLKKLKKRRSSLFASVKLNASFSQSGEEDVSAFPFAQDSSVKAWTSMDNLDNPAAKPERKKSKDVGNKKPPAEKPPKPAIRHSYNVNINVGGKVFIIPKHLAARHPKTRIGALALCTDPVKLVTLCDDYSVVTNEFFFDRDPTFFHYIFHFYCSNVLWIMESLCPINFEEEMEFWGLRLRDSPRCCRILYEEKVDEIRDQLKVTRELMAEIQVHHDEDGFKTMFFGGIRKALWDLMENPYSSLPAKAFAVFSSIFVIISIVAMTLNTVGELKKYKLYGRTYMELVEIASILFFTFEYFLRLFTTCNIIQFLRSGLNFVDVVAVMPYFLQLVFETFSNSEDVNVQDDLKTMARVSKVSKVLKVVKLMRIFRILKLARHSTGMRAFGFTIRQCFEQCCCLFLFIVMGIFTFSALMHSVEVDQVGTPFSSIPDAWWWAAVSMSTVGYGDVVPISYLGRCVAFGCISFGIILNGMPISILFNKFSDYYAKLKAQECTYVNVQRGLQLKERLRRRFHNCCDPPEEESDEELVVRPQTHHDYRSN; this is translated from the exons ATGGACGCCCCACGACACCACCTGAAGAAGCTGAAGAAAAGGCGCTCCAGCCTCTTCGCCAGCGTCAAACTCAACGCAAGCTTCTCTCAGAGCGGAGAAGAGGACGTAAGTGCCTTCCCTTTTGCTCAGGACAGCTCCGTCAAAGCATGGACGTCCATGGACAATTTAGACAATCCTGCCGCAAAGCCAGAGAGGAAAAAGTCCAAAGATGTAGGAAACAAGAAACCGCCCGCTGAAAAGCCTCCTAAGCCAGCAATCAGGCACTCATACAATGTTAATATCAATGTTGGTGGAAAGGTCTTTATCATTCCTAAGCACCTTGCGGCACGGCACCCAAAGACAAGAATTGGTGCCTTAGCCCTGTGCACAGATCCAGTGAAACTGGTAACCCTTTGCGACGACTACTCGGTGGTCACAAACGAGTTCTTCTTCGACCGGGACCCTACTTTCTTCCACTACATTTTCCACTTCTACTGCAGCAACGTGCTGTGGATCATGGAGAGCTTGTGCCCCATCAACTTCGAGGAGGAGATGGAGTTCTGGGGCCTGCGCCTGAGGGACTCCCCGCGGTGCTGCCGCATCCTGTACGAGGAGAAGGTGGACGAGATCAGGGACCAGCTGAAAGTCACCCGGGAGCTGATGGCGGAGATACAGGTGCACCACGACGAGGACGGCTTCAAGACCATGTTTTTTGGCGGCATCAGGAAAGCCCTGTGGGACTTGATGGAGAACCCGTACTCGTCACTGCCAGCCAAAGCCTTTGCTGTTTTCTCAAGTATCTTCGTCATCATCTCCATTGTAGCCATGACCCTCAACACCGTGGGCGAGCTGAAGAAGTACAAGCTGTACGGCAGGACGTACATGGAGCTCGTGGAGATAGCGTCCATCCTCTTCTTCACTTTCGAGTACTTCCTGCGCCTGTTCACCACCTGCAACATCATACAGTTCCTGAGGAGTGGCCTTAACTTTGTGGACGTGGTGGCAGTCATGCCTTACTTCCTGCAGCTGGTGTTCGAGACCTTCTCCAACTCGGAGGACGTCAACGTGCAGGACGACCTCAAGACCATGGCCAGAGTCAGCAAGGTCAGCAAGGTGCTGAAGGTCGTCAAGCTCATGCGCATCTTCCGCATCCTCAAGCTGGCCAGGCACTCCACTGGCATGCGGGCCTTTGGCTTCACCATCCGCCAGTGCTTCGAGCAGTGctgctgcctcttcctcttcatcgtcATGGGCATCTTCACCTTCTCCGCCCTCATGCACTCTGTGGAGGTCGACCAAGTGGGCACGCCCTTCAGTAGCATCCCGGATGCCTGGTGGTGGGCAGCG GTGAGCATGTCCACAGTGGGGTATGGCGACGTGGTGCCCATCTCCTACCTGGGCAGGTGCGTGGCGTTCGGCTGCATCTCCTTCGGCATCATCCTGAACGGCATGCCCATCTCCATCCTCTTCAACAAGTTCTCCGACTACTACGCCAAGCTGAAGGCGCAGGAGTGCACCTACGTCAACGTGCAGCGTGGCCTGCAGCTCAAGGAGCGGCTGAGGCGCCGCTTCCACAACTGCTGCGACCCTCCCGAGGAGGAGTCCGACGAGGAGCTGGTGGTCAGGCCCCAGACCCACCACGATTACCGCAGCAACTGA